Proteins from a single region of Lentimicrobium saccharophilum:
- a CDS encoding PorP/SprF family type IX secretion system membrane protein, translated as MRIKLSLILLLITAGFSGISQDASFSQYYGNPLYLNPALAGSKICPRLTLNYRNQWPGIPATFVTYAASYDQFIDVVSGGIGLMVISEDMAGGAMKTTSASGMYSFRMNISKNLTLNAGFQGTYIQNKLDWDKFIFEDQLLVGDINNLPPTQESPPDRLSIGMIDFSAGMLFGYRERLYGGFAAHHLNQPDNSFYSNGDSKLPMKITAHAGALIDMRQGLSGGEVEDLSISPNIMYQQQGKFHQLNVGLYLNVYPFVLGAWFRHNFENPDAVIALVGFQHAKFKVGYSYDYTVSRLTNATGGAHEVSFAWQFDCGQKTFKHKAIKCPRF; from the coding sequence ATGAGAATTAAGCTAAGCCTGATATTACTGCTGATTACAGCTGGTTTTTCAGGTATTTCGCAGGATGCCTCTTTTTCGCAATACTATGGTAATCCGTTATATCTTAATCCTGCCCTGGCCGGTTCCAAAATCTGTCCGAGGCTAACCCTCAATTACAGGAACCAATGGCCGGGTATACCTGCCACTTTTGTAACCTATGCTGCTTCGTATGATCAATTTATCGATGTGGTTTCCGGCGGTATCGGACTTATGGTTATTTCTGAAGATATGGCAGGCGGGGCAATGAAAACAACCTCAGCCAGTGGAATGTACTCATTCAGGATGAATATTTCGAAAAACCTGACATTAAATGCCGGTTTTCAGGGAACTTATATTCAGAATAAACTGGATTGGGATAAATTCATATTTGAAGACCAGTTGCTTGTTGGCGATATCAACAATCTTCCGCCTACCCAGGAAAGTCCTCCCGATCGCCTGAGTATCGGTATGATTGACTTTTCCGCCGGCATGCTTTTCGGTTACAGGGAGCGATTGTATGGAGGCTTTGCCGCACATCACCTGAATCAGCCTGACAACTCCTTTTACAGTAATGGCGACAGTAAACTCCCCATGAAAATAACAGCCCATGCCGGTGCACTGATAGATATGCGACAGGGACTCAGCGGTGGCGAGGTTGAAGATCTCAGCATTTCACCAAATATAATGTATCAGCAACAGGGTAAGTTTCATCAGTTGAATGTTGGTCTCTACCTGAATGTTTATCCTTTTGTGCTTGGCGCGTGGTTCAGGCACAATTTTGAAAATCCTGATGCAGTAATTGCACTGGTTGGTTTCCAGCATGCAAAATTTAAGGTCGGATATAGTTACGATTACACTGTTTCACGATTAACCAATGCAACCGGCGGTGCTCATGAGGTTTCATTTGCATGGCAATTCGACTGCGGGCAGAAAACTTTCAAGCATAAGGCAATAAAATGTCCAAGATTTTAG
- a CDS encoding SUMF1/EgtB/PvdO family nonheme iron enzyme produces MISYRNIYLKIFFFATVTFLASSCAKESSRTTGWEYNNSKNGGFQVNTKYGEQPVGPGLKLVEGGTFTMGRTSDNPMYDWDNIPRRVTVPSFYIDETEVANVDYVEYLYWLSRVFGTDYPEVYRKALPDTLVWREKLAYNEPLVETYFRHPAYRNYPVVGVSWVQANEYCLWRTDRVNEMLLIREGILDFDPDQRNENNFNTEAYLAGQYEGLVNKPLKDLNPSGTGERRARLEDGIMVPKYRLPTEAEWEFAALGLVGNTVYERIVERRVYPWNGTIVRSDQKKYYGQFLANFKRGRGDYMGVAGSLNDGADLPAEVASYWPNDYGLYNMAGNVAEWVLDVYRPLTFEDMADYAPYRGNVFTTKVTDEEGFLAPKDSLGRIKYREVTTEESKDRFNYRSANQINYLDGDYQSTINPDWTTIPADSVNTTNMMYEYAKTSLVSDKSRVYKGGSWRDPAYYLSPATRRYLDQNLSTNYIGFRCAMGKVGGAYSSSKGK; encoded by the coding sequence ATGATCAGCTACAGAAACATCTATCTGAAGATCTTCTTCTTTGCAACCGTAACCTTTCTCGCATCTTCATGTGCCAAAGAATCCTCACGAACTACCGGATGGGAATACAACAATTCAAAAAACGGAGGATTTCAGGTTAATACCAAATACGGAGAGCAGCCGGTTGGCCCCGGGCTGAAACTGGTTGAAGGCGGCACATTCACCATGGGTCGCACCAGCGACAATCCAATGTATGACTGGGACAATATCCCCAGGAGGGTTACGGTGCCTTCTTTCTATATTGATGAAACTGAGGTTGCCAATGTGGATTATGTAGAATATCTTTATTGGTTAAGCCGTGTATTCGGAACCGATTATCCAGAGGTTTACCGCAAAGCACTGCCCGACACCCTGGTTTGGCGGGAAAAACTGGCGTACAACGAGCCCCTGGTTGAAACCTATTTCCGTCATCCGGCTTACAGAAATTATCCTGTTGTCGGTGTCAGCTGGGTTCAGGCAAATGAATACTGCCTCTGGAGAACTGACCGTGTGAATGAAATGCTGCTTATTCGTGAAGGCATCCTGGACTTTGACCCGGATCAGCGAAATGAAAACAATTTCAACACAGAAGCTTACCTGGCTGGCCAATATGAGGGACTTGTCAATAAGCCTTTGAAAGATCTGAATCCCAGTGGAACAGGTGAACGCCGCGCCAGGCTTGAAGATGGTATTATGGTTCCGAAATACAGACTGCCGACTGAAGCCGAATGGGAGTTTGCCGCTTTGGGTCTTGTTGGTAACACCGTTTACGAGCGCATCGTTGAACGCAGGGTTTATCCCTGGAATGGAACCATCGTTCGTTCTGATCAGAAAAAATATTATGGCCAGTTCCTTGCCAACTTCAAAAGGGGACGTGGCGACTACATGGGTGTAGCCGGCAGCCTGAACGACGGGGCAGACCTCCCTGCTGAAGTCGCTTCGTACTGGCCGAATGATTATGGATTGTACAATATGGCCGGTAATGTTGCAGAATGGGTACTTGATGTTTATCGCCCGCTTACTTTCGAAGACATGGCCGATTATGCCCCATACCGTGGAAATGTCTTTACAACCAAAGTAACGGATGAAGAAGGCTTCCTTGCACCGAAAGACAGCCTTGGCCGGATTAAGTACCGCGAGGTGACCACTGAAGAAAGCAAAGACCGTTTCAACTACAGAAGCGCAAATCAGATCAACTACCTTGATGGTGATTATCAATCAACCATCAATCCTGACTGGACAACCATACCCGCCGACAGCGTGAATACTACCAATATGATGTATGAATATGCCAAAACATCACTGGTATCCGACAAATCGAGGGTTTATAAGGGAGGATCATGGAGAGATCCGGCTTATTATCTCAGCCCTGCTACCCGTCGTTACCTGGATCAGAATCTTTCTACCAATTATATCGGATTCCGTTGCGCCATGGGTAAGGTTGGAGGCGCTTACTCTTCGAGCAAAGGAAAATAA
- a CDS encoding UDP-N-acetylmuramoyl-tripeptide--D-alanyl-D-alanine ligase encodes MRISSSDEIFLHFKQHPYISLDSRKTQPGSLFFALKGENFNGNQYAKLALEQGAAYAVIDDPEYYTGERTLLTSDTLTALQQLAADYRNTLNIPVIGITGTNGKTTSKELIFTALSTKFRACATSGNFNNHIGVPVTLLNIKPDTEIAIVEMGANHIGEIAALCRIARPTHGLITNIGKAHLEGFGSPEGVIKAKKELYDHLRKNGGTAFVHGNDHLLMQLSEELPRITYGNSGNEPFFGELIDDEPFLSVKLQKPLSLQIQTQLSGGYNFSNVMAAIAIAGHFRVNLNDAATALQAYEPKMNRSQVLQTGKNIIVLDAYNANPSSMTAAISNFSAKSPDKKVLILGDMFELGTASEQEHNSILELAVSCGFRRIITAGPEFHKAAACAVDVLAFLSVEDLRLYLLNNPLSGENILIKGSRGMKLETITDAL; translated from the coding sequence ATGCGAATATCCAGTTCTGACGAAATCTTTCTTCATTTCAAACAGCACCCCTACATCAGTCTTGATTCGAGAAAAACACAGCCCGGAAGCCTGTTTTTTGCTCTGAAAGGCGAAAACTTCAACGGCAATCAGTATGCAAAACTAGCGCTTGAACAAGGAGCTGCCTATGCGGTAATAGATGATCCGGAATACTATACCGGAGAAAGGACACTACTCACCAGTGACACGCTGACCGCATTGCAGCAACTTGCCGCTGACTACCGCAACACTTTGAATATTCCGGTAATCGGCATTACCGGCACAAACGGCAAAACCACTTCAAAGGAACTGATTTTTACTGCGCTTTCAACAAAATTCAGGGCCTGCGCAACTTCCGGAAATTTTAACAATCACATCGGTGTTCCTGTAACCCTGCTCAATATAAAGCCGGATACAGAAATAGCTATTGTTGAAATGGGCGCCAATCATATCGGGGAAATAGCAGCACTATGCAGGATTGCCAGACCAACCCATGGACTGATTACCAACATCGGGAAAGCCCATCTCGAAGGCTTCGGCAGCCCCGAAGGGGTAATTAAAGCCAAAAAAGAACTTTATGATCATCTCAGGAAGAACGGAGGAACTGCCTTTGTTCACGGAAACGATCATCTGCTGATGCAACTTTCGGAAGAACTGCCCCGCATTACTTACGGAAACTCCGGCAATGAGCCTTTTTTTGGTGAACTGATTGATGATGAGCCTTTTCTATCAGTGAAACTGCAAAAACCACTTTCCTTACAAATTCAAACACAACTGAGCGGGGGATACAACTTCTCAAATGTGATGGCCGCAATTGCCATTGCCGGTCATTTCAGGGTTAACCTCAATGATGCTGCCACCGCATTGCAGGCCTATGAACCAAAGATGAACCGCTCACAGGTGCTTCAAACAGGGAAAAATATCATTGTGCTTGATGCTTATAATGCCAATCCTTCCAGTATGACAGCAGCCATCAGCAATTTTTCTGCAAAAAGCCCTGATAAAAAGGTACTTATTCTTGGCGATATGTTTGAGCTTGGCACTGCATCGGAACAAGAGCATAACAGTATTCTGGAACTCGCTGTTTCCTGTGGTTTTCGCCGGATTATCACAGCCGGACCTGAGTTTCACAAAGCTGCTGCATGTGCAGTTGATGTGCTGGCATTTCTTTCCGTTGAAGATCTCAGATTATACCTGCTGAACAATCCTTTATCCGGAGAGAACATCCTTATCAAGGGATCACGGGGCATGAAACTTGAAACCATTACCGATGCACTCTGA
- a CDS encoding anhydro-N-acetylmuramic acid kinase, whose amino-acid sequence MHSEREETVQAIGLMSGTSLDGLDIACCTFGFSGDKTSFSINCAETIPYQPDMILKLRQAEHAGALEFFRIHNAYGQWTGEVVRDFTERYHLHPLLIASHGHTVFHRPEEGFTVQAGNGAQIAAITGIRTVCDFRSIDVALGGQGAPLVPVGDRLLFGNYHACVNIGGFSNISMESEGSRIAWDICPANYVLNHYAGLSGLKFDDSGKIARSGNLIPGLFQQLNSLDYYSAKPPKSLGREWVEANIYPLADKYLDDIPGILHTLTMHIAEQISLSLPETSFEKVLLTGGGVHNNFLIEIIRKMTSCHIEIPEPKIINFKEALIFALLGVLRYKKIPNCLAYVTGAVSDSIGGAIYEA is encoded by the coding sequence ATGCACTCTGAAAGAGAAGAGACGGTTCAGGCCATCGGCCTGATGTCAGGAACCTCGCTTGACGGGCTGGATATTGCATGCTGCACATTCGGGTTTTCAGGCGATAAAACCAGTTTTTCCATTAATTGTGCCGAAACCATCCCTTATCAGCCTGACATGATATTAAAACTCAGGCAGGCGGAACATGCCGGTGCGCTTGAATTCTTCAGAATCCACAATGCTTATGGGCAATGGACCGGCGAAGTTGTACGTGATTTTACCGAAAGATATCACCTTCATCCCCTCCTGATCGCCAGTCATGGCCATACGGTTTTCCACAGGCCGGAAGAGGGTTTTACCGTTCAGGCAGGCAATGGGGCGCAGATTGCCGCCATCACAGGAATCAGAACGGTTTGCGACTTTCGCTCCATTGACGTCGCGCTCGGAGGACAGGGCGCACCACTTGTACCGGTTGGCGACCGGCTGCTTTTTGGCAATTACCATGCATGTGTTAATATCGGGGGGTTTTCAAATATTTCCATGGAGTCTGAAGGCAGCAGGATTGCATGGGATATCTGCCCTGCCAACTATGTATTGAATCATTATGCAGGCTTATCGGGCCTGAAATTTGATGATTCCGGCAAAATCGCCCGAAGCGGAAATCTTATACCCGGACTCTTTCAACAACTGAACAGTTTGGACTATTATTCGGCGAAACCGCCCAAATCGCTGGGACGTGAATGGGTAGAAGCAAACATTTATCCCCTGGCTGACAAATACCTCGATGACATACCCGGCATTCTTCATACACTGACGATGCATATCGCTGAACAAATCAGTTTGTCTCTTCCTGAAACGTCATTTGAAAAGGTATTGCTTACCGGTGGCGGCGTCCACAACAATTTCCTGATTGAAATTATCAGAAAAATGACATCCTGCCATATCGAAATTCCTGAGCCGAAAATAATTAACTTCAAAGAAGCATTAATATTTGCGTTACTGGGAGTGCTCCGGTACAAAAAAATCCCTAATTGCCTGGCTTATGTAACTGGTGCTGTTTCCGACAGTATCGGAGGAGCAATTTATGAAGCCTGA
- a CDS encoding TonB-dependent receptor domain-containing protein, with protein MPTAEVVAQQKDSIVQLPVFELTDTSVYRRMPVSVINAGSLEQIREVDLGEILRRQPNVSGIRRGGYALDPVVRGFRYSQISVFLDEGIHIEGGCPNRMDPVLAHIEPEQVNSLEIVKGPYLLQYGPAPSASIHIKTRPDQSAFNRGFHATSHTGFDAGRNGLKQHISLLFSAEKAFLSLGGGIKDYDNYTDGNGKEWNSSFTKKDISADAGFRTGKSGFLILSYRGSFGKDILFPALPMDETIGNTNIFSGYFERYDPANPEKRLTLSAYHSKVYHVMDNSFRPQYSQVVPPYNGIMQATAIANASSTGGRFSISYPFKSLNMLHGIDTRITTKDGTRDMRMIMIMDGQEYTSEKKINLWRDALIFNTGLFTSAVLKKGKTEAFIAARLDLNHAESGDTLIVAKEGNLWYKSTPVNQLLYSISGNITYRLTKKTTIGVGLARSQRAGDMQERYIKFLATGFDRYDYLGNPLIKPETNHQADLMLTYRPGKAQLLVNLFISRIDNYITGVLLPPNVARPLSQGAPGVKQFGNVDAAVFTGLEASLSWIPFKNSNIGVSGAYTFAYFTKAEKIILENNQLAGTEVIKNDPVPEIPALDATMIFSYKFRKPRLKPQLTVRAVAAQNHVSISYYEEKSPGYVITDLALNYYPHKSVSLSAGVSNLFDIACYDHLNRRLLGSNEKLYEPGRSFYINLKIKI; from the coding sequence ATGCCAACAGCAGAAGTTGTTGCACAGCAAAAGGACAGTATTGTGCAATTACCGGTGTTTGAACTGACCGACACCTCTGTTTACCGCAGGATGCCTGTTTCAGTCATAAATGCAGGTTCACTTGAACAGATCAGGGAAGTGGATCTGGGAGAAATTCTCAGGCGGCAACCAAATGTCAGCGGGATCCGGCGGGGAGGTTATGCGTTAGATCCCGTTGTAAGGGGATTCAGGTACTCGCAGATCAGCGTATTTCTGGATGAAGGGATTCATATTGAAGGGGGATGTCCCAATCGTATGGATCCGGTGCTCGCGCATATTGAACCTGAGCAGGTCAACAGTCTGGAGATTGTGAAAGGCCCCTATCTGCTGCAATACGGCCCTGCACCTTCAGCCAGCATTCATATAAAAACCAGACCTGATCAATCAGCATTTAACCGGGGCTTCCATGCAACCTCCCATACTGGTTTCGATGCCGGCAGGAACGGATTAAAACAACACATCAGCCTTCTTTTCTCTGCTGAAAAGGCATTCCTGAGTTTAGGCGGCGGGATAAAAGATTACGACAATTACACTGACGGCAATGGCAAAGAGTGGAATTCCTCTTTTACCAAGAAAGATATCTCGGCAGATGCAGGCTTCAGAACCGGTAAATCCGGATTCCTGATCCTTTCTTACAGAGGATCTTTTGGTAAGGACATCCTCTTCCCGGCCCTCCCCATGGATGAAACAATAGGCAATACCAATATCTTTTCCGGTTATTTCGAAAGATACGATCCGGCGAATCCTGAAAAACGGCTGACATTGTCGGCATATCATTCGAAGGTGTATCATGTGATGGATAACAGCTTCAGGCCGCAATACTCTCAGGTAGTTCCACCCTACAACGGCATCATGCAGGCAACCGCCATTGCCAATGCTTCATCTACAGGTGGCAGATTCTCCATCTCCTACCCATTCAAAAGCCTGAATATGCTTCATGGAATTGATACCAGAATCACTACAAAGGACGGAACCAGAGATATGCGCATGATTATGATCATGGACGGGCAGGAATATACCTCAGAGAAAAAAATCAACCTTTGGCGAGATGCGCTGATATTTAATACCGGGCTTTTTACCTCAGCAGTATTGAAAAAAGGAAAAACTGAAGCTTTTATAGCGGCACGCCTTGATCTTAACCATGCTGAATCCGGAGATACGCTGATTGTTGCAAAGGAGGGTAATCTATGGTATAAAAGTACGCCCGTAAACCAGTTATTATACAGTATATCCGGAAACATCACCTACAGACTGACAAAAAAAACAACTATAGGCGTGGGGTTGGCAAGAAGCCAGCGTGCTGGAGATATGCAGGAAAGGTATATAAAATTCCTTGCAACCGGGTTCGACCGTTACGACTATTTGGGCAATCCGCTGATAAAACCTGAAACTAATCATCAGGCCGACCTTATGCTGACCTACAGGCCAGGGAAAGCACAACTACTTGTGAATTTGTTTATTTCAAGAATTGACAACTATATAACAGGCGTATTACTTCCGCCGAATGTTGCCCGGCCATTGAGTCAGGGCGCGCCGGGTGTTAAACAGTTCGGAAACGTTGATGCGGCAGTTTTTACAGGGCTTGAAGCATCACTTTCATGGATACCATTTAAAAATTCCAATATCGGGGTCTCTGGGGCCTATACATTTGCCTACTTCACCAAAGCTGAAAAAATCATCCTCGAAAACAACCAACTGGCCGGAACAGAAGTAATTAAAAATGATCCGGTACCGGAGATCCCGGCCCTGGATGCCACAATGATTTTCTCATACAAATTCCGGAAACCCCGGTTAAAACCCCAATTAACCGTAAGGGCTGTTGCAGCGCAAAATCATGTATCTATTTCTTATTATGAAGAAAAGTCCCCGGGGTATGTGATTACCGATCTGGCATTGAATTATTACCCGCACAAATCAGTTTCACTCTCAGCCGGCGTAAGTAATCTCTTTGACATCGCCTGCTACGACCACCTCAACCGCAGATTGCTTGGGAGCAATGAGAAATTGTATGAACCGGGCAGGTCATTTTATATCAATCTCAAAATTAAAATTTAA
- a CDS encoding MbnP family protein translates to MRPNYKILVLLMAISMIACTEKDPSASENGLKIIFSHQVDNEPLITDQMIYENAAGNPYEVTEIMYFISDLTLYHSDGSVIRPSDWEDIHYTDTNIPETLEWLAGKNIPAGHYDSLTFTFGLSEERNESFMFVNPPEVNMVWPEVLGGGYHYLMLNGWWEDLQGVRQPYNFHLGIGQIYENNSGLVPDITGFVHNYFTVNPNGGPFYIAAEGISELTLTMHIESWFETPFIYDHNQWGGAIMQIQDAMYIGSMNGRDAFSIKQ, encoded by the coding sequence ATGCGACCCAACTATAAAATACTTGTTTTACTCATGGCCATTTCGATGATCGCATGCACCGAAAAAGATCCTTCTGCATCTGAAAACGGATTAAAAATTATTTTCAGCCATCAGGTAGATAATGAACCGCTGATTACCGACCAGATGATTTATGAAAACGCGGCCGGAAATCCCTATGAAGTGACCGAGATCATGTATTTCATTTCAGATCTGACACTTTACCACAGCGACGGCAGCGTCATCAGACCATCAGATTGGGAAGACATCCATTACACCGATACCAATATTCCCGAAACACTGGAGTGGCTTGCCGGGAAAAATATACCAGCCGGGCATTACGACAGCCTAACTTTCACATTCGGCCTGTCCGAAGAGCGGAATGAATCGTTTATGTTTGTAAACCCGCCTGAAGTCAACATGGTATGGCCTGAAGTACTTGGAGGCGGATACCATTATCTCATGCTGAACGGATGGTGGGAAGATCTTCAGGGAGTCAGACAACCCTATAATTTCCACCTTGGCATCGGACAGATATATGAAAATAATTCCGGACTGGTGCCTGACATCACCGGATTTGTTCACAATTATTTTACTGTAAATCCAAACGGGGGACCTTTTTATATAGCGGCTGAAGGCATTTCGGAATTAACCCTGACCATGCATATTGAAAGCTGGTTTGAGACACCCTTCATATACGATCACAACCAATGGGGTGGAGCAATCATGCAGATTCAGGATGCAATGTACATTGGCAGTATGAACGGAAGGGATGCATTTTCGATTAAACAATAA
- a CDS encoding Spy/CpxP family protein refolding chaperone: protein MKINKMKLIALIAGMVMLTVTSADLSAQRPGRGFRGGYGPGGGQEMQRPAKGYWAEDIPGLTDEQKTSIEKLRTAHFRKAELLRAEIGEKQARLRTLQLAEKQDEKAIDNAIDEISKLRGDIMKEREAHRRSIKALLNDEQKTWYDNNCGRGYGRGRNDVNMKPGRRGPGMRNGRDCPYYD, encoded by the coding sequence ATGAAAATCAACAAAATGAAATTAATCGCCCTTATTGCCGGAATGGTAATGTTAACCGTTACTTCAGCTGACCTTTCAGCCCAAAGACCTGGCCGGGGTTTCAGAGGAGGATACGGACCCGGAGGGGGACAGGAAATGCAACGTCCTGCCAAAGGCTATTGGGCTGAAGATATTCCCGGTCTTACTGATGAGCAGAAAACCAGCATTGAAAAGCTGAGAACTGCACATTTTCGCAAAGCGGAATTGTTGCGTGCAGAAATCGGAGAGAAACAGGCCAGGTTACGTACCCTTCAGCTTGCTGAAAAACAAGATGAAAAGGCCATAGATAACGCTATTGACGAGATATCAAAACTTCGCGGTGACATCATGAAAGAAAGGGAAGCACACCGTCGCAGCATCAAGGCATTGCTGAATGATGAGCAGAAAACCTGGTACGATAACAATTGCGGGCGTGGTTATGGCAGAGGCCGGAACGATGTTAATATGAAGCCAGGTCGCAGGGGGCCGGGCATGCGTAACGGAAGGGATTGCCCGTACTATGATTAG
- a CDS encoding RNA polymerase sigma factor: protein MTDSELISGLAAGDPEAGRFLVKTHQLQVINVCLGLLHNHEDAEDIAQDVFVEALKNAHRFRGDSKISTWLYRIAVNRSLNHIRNNRKKRFLYEIGAVFGLADDVDNHKSGEPYTEDNQLESNELRHLLKSAIDSLPENQRVAFTLNKFEELPYAEIAEVMQVSLPAVESLIHRAKINLQKKLKNYKNL, encoded by the coding sequence ATGACCGACAGTGAATTGATTTCAGGCCTTGCTGCCGGAGACCCTGAAGCGGGGCGGTTTTTGGTTAAGACACATCAACTGCAGGTCATCAATGTATGTCTCGGCCTGTTGCACAACCATGAAGATGCTGAAGATATTGCCCAGGATGTATTTGTGGAAGCCTTGAAAAATGCGCACCGCTTCAGGGGGGATTCAAAAATCAGCACCTGGCTCTACCGCATTGCCGTGAACAGATCGCTGAACCACATCAGGAACAACAGGAAGAAACGGTTTCTGTATGAAATCGGAGCAGTGTTCGGACTGGCAGATGATGTTGATAATCATAAATCCGGGGAACCATATACAGAGGATAATCAACTGGAGTCAAATGAGTTGAGGCATTTGCTGAAATCTGCAATTGACAGTCTGCCTGAGAACCAAAGGGTTGCTTTTACGCTGAATAAATTCGAAGAACTTCCTTATGCTGAAATTGCGGAAGTCATGCAGGTCAGCCTCCCGGCAGTGGAATCATTGATCCACAGGGCAAAAATTAACTTGCAGAAAAAACTGAAAAATTATAAGAATCTTTAA
- a CDS encoding MotA/TolQ/ExbB proton channel family protein yields the protein MISGILLQITQPAGAIADTLVSGALPVEAAGEIKLSIWELALKGGWIMLPLALMSLFAVYIFIERYIIINRASREENNFMNNIRDFIHNGRIDSALSLCKNNHSPIARMIEKGIIRIGKPLNDVNAAIENVGKLEVAKLEKNIAGLATVAGAAPMIGFLGTVIGMVRAFYDMSMAGNNIDIGLLSGGIYQAMITTVAGLIVGIIAYICYNILVARVEKVVFILEARATEFIDLLHEPAS from the coding sequence ATGATTTCAGGAATTCTTCTACAAATCACCCAGCCCGCGGGGGCCATTGCAGACACGCTTGTTTCCGGAGCTTTACCGGTTGAAGCCGCCGGAGAGATTAAACTTTCAATCTGGGAACTTGCCCTGAAAGGTGGCTGGATTATGTTGCCACTGGCACTGATGTCGCTTTTTGCCGTGTATATTTTTATTGAAAGATATATCATAATCAACCGGGCATCCCGCGAAGAAAACAATTTCATGAACAATATCCGGGATTTTATCCATAATGGAAGGATCGATTCAGCCTTATCCCTTTGCAAAAACAATCATAGCCCGATTGCCCGAATGATAGAAAAGGGAATAATCAGGATTGGCAAACCGCTGAACGATGTCAATGCCGCGATTGAGAATGTCGGCAAGCTTGAAGTCGCCAAACTTGAGAAAAATATAGCAGGACTGGCAACTGTTGCCGGAGCGGCTCCCATGATAGGATTTCTTGGCACTGTAATCGGCATGGTCAGGGCATTTTACGATATGTCCATGGCAGGAAACAACATTGATATCGGTTTGCTGTCGGGTGGTATCTACCAGGCGATGATTACCACAGTTGCCGGTCTCATTGTTGGTATTATTGCTTACATCTGCTATAATATCCTTGTCGCAAGGGTTGAAAAAGTTGTTTTCATTCTCGAGGCCAGGGCTACCGAATTCATTGATTTATTGCACGAACCGGCATCCTGA
- a CDS encoding ExbD/TolR family protein: protein MAIKSRNKINAQFSTASMSDLVFLLLIFFMLTSTLVSPNAIKLLLPSSSSKTMARQSLTVYIDATNSYFVEETPVNPEFLVETIGNKLQGQQDASVVLRADQQVPVQYVVTLIDAVNQVNELTNTRHKVILATKPAK from the coding sequence ATGGCAATCAAATCCAGAAATAAAATAAATGCGCAGTTCAGCACAGCATCCATGTCGGATCTGGTTTTCCTGTTGCTGATCTTTTTCATGCTTACATCCACACTGGTAAGTCCCAACGCCATCAAGCTGCTGTTGCCATCCAGTTCAAGCAAGACAATGGCCAGGCAGTCGCTTACAGTATATATTGATGCAACGAACAGCTATTTTGTTGAAGAAACCCCGGTAAATCCGGAGTTTCTCGTCGAAACAATCGGGAATAAACTCCAGGGGCAACAGGATGCATCAGTTGTGCTCAGAGCCGATCAGCAGGTTCCGGTTCAGTATGTTGTTACCCTGATCGATGCAGTCAACCAGGTAAATGAACTTACCAATACAAGGCATAAAGTAATTCTTGCCACCAAGCCGGCCAAATGA